A portion of the Phycisphaerales bacterium AB-hyl4 genome contains these proteins:
- a CDS encoding sodium-dependent bicarbonate transport family permease: MDPSLIAQNVLSPPILFFALGLIATWVRSDLAVPPAVAKALSVYLLFAIGFHGGVELYRSGFEWIVIWTLGAAILASFLLPMAGYMVLRLRIRAADAAGIAACYGSVSAVTFITAISFLDRTEVAHSGYMVAAMALMESPAIISGVLLARWASRSKPTETPASPVAQPAAPHGRGWRALTHEALANGAVLLLLGSLVIGYLTGDAGWDALRPLVKEPFQGLLCLFLLDMGLVAAKRLGDLRQSGMMLLAFALLAPLAQAGVGIVTARALGLQPGDALLLTILFASASYIAVPAALRLALPDANPSLYLPMSLGVTFPLNIAVGIPLYMAIIEWWWMT, encoded by the coding sequence GTGGACCCAAGCTTGATTGCCCAAAACGTGCTCTCGCCACCGATTCTGTTTTTCGCCTTGGGGCTGATTGCCACCTGGGTACGGTCGGACCTGGCCGTGCCGCCGGCGGTGGCGAAGGCGCTGTCAGTGTATCTACTGTTTGCCATCGGGTTTCACGGCGGGGTGGAACTGTATCGCAGTGGCTTCGAGTGGATCGTAATCTGGACGTTGGGGGCAGCGATTCTGGCTAGCTTTCTGCTGCCAATGGCGGGTTATATGGTGCTGCGCCTGCGCATAAGGGCGGCAGACGCCGCGGGCATCGCCGCGTGCTACGGCTCGGTGAGCGCGGTGACGTTTATCACGGCCATCAGTTTTCTCGATCGCACGGAGGTGGCTCACAGCGGCTACATGGTCGCGGCGATGGCGCTGATGGAGTCGCCGGCGATCATCAGCGGCGTGTTGCTGGCGCGCTGGGCGAGTCGATCGAAGCCGACGGAAACCCCGGCGTCGCCCGTGGCCCAGCCCGCCGCGCCGCACGGCCGTGGGTGGCGGGCGCTGACGCATGAGGCACTTGCCAACGGAGCAGTGCTGCTGCTGCTAGGCAGTCTGGTGATCGGCTATCTCACCGGCGATGCCGGATGGGACGCGCTGCGGCCGCTGGTCAAGGAGCCATTCCAAGGCCTGCTGTGTCTGTTCCTGCTGGACATGGGGCTGGTGGCAGCGAAGCGGCTGGGGGACCTGCGGCAGTCGGGAATGATGCTGCTGGCTTTTGCACTGCTGGCGCCGCTGGCGCAAGCGGGGGTGGGCATCGTGACGGCGCGGGCGCTTGGGCTGCAGCCGGGCGATGCGTTGCTGCTGACGATTCTTTTCGCCAGTGCCAGTTATATTGCAGTGCCGGCCGCGTTGCGTCTCGCGCTGCCGGATGCCAACCCGAGCCTGTACCTGCCGATGTCGCTGGGCGTAACGTTTCCGCTGAACATTGCCGTTGGCATTCCACTGTACATGGCGATCATTGAATGGTGGTGGATGACATGA